The genomic window CCTAAGGTGATCAATTAAGATATCAGTATCAAGAACTACGGTCTCAATTGATTCCAAGTTCTTTCATCCTTGTTTCGCTCTCATCTCTAAGTCTTTCAACATAGTCATCACTATCAATCCATATGCCAAAAGATTCCTCTATTATATTATCTTCTTCCCTTTCTTCAATAATCACATAAATATCTACATTACCATCCAACCTTATATCATCAAGCAATCTGATAGCTCCATCAACGTATTTACCTTTAACAATCTTTTTCACTTTTACCTTGCCTCTTTGTTACACTCGTATTTTAATTATATTCTGAAACATGTATTTGTTCAATGCAAATTTGGTTTTAA from Nitrospirota bacterium includes these protein-coding regions:
- a CDS encoding DUF104 domain-containing protein, which translates into the protein MKKIVKGKYVDGAIRLLDDIRLDGNVDIYVIIEEREEDNIIEESFGIWIDSDDYVERLRDESETRMKELGIN